The Acropora muricata isolate sample 2 chromosome 5, ASM3666990v1, whole genome shotgun sequence genome includes a window with the following:
- the LOC136917914 gene encoding uncharacterized protein isoform X1 translates to MRGRDSCIQNRLIFEHGTRNCRTEARKRGRWICLNMGNSEELPDKTAKNIKIEDESFLADKSKVAGDRDMTNISLNVHSATETTRDETRTHHSNRVHSDGIKCESETLPAVDNSSSPSRTDEHKHLWEEVAMRYQQILHREYRMLNLPSYARSEGNLYFYYVPVIINPILEHKHPSCDKKPGHETSTSKSEEVIHIPDDDDDHCLTGVKKEQVKIEPKTENSCSFRDYLAKKESPKVQDASSEMVKAVYGSTLQIKKEKDFGNENACIESEMKRKSETFQQSANYSNEWRLEEKEGHIRIFKGYTIEYHPLMSDGLVRPSQVESHFDKRGIKVCMAEQEEELEKLGERPFTKENFNGIVKRKKVTRDKCLSQISWGRPRDYPSVEIHYFPSGERKTSPPRRNARKQALPRRICIRNKTNPNEGSELCSFAKLNKMDSTVNKKPHYLRSKRKRKLTLPSVFNRKYHLIGRRLILFSLVRINVEGA, encoded by the exons ATGCGCGGGCGGGACTCGTGTATTCAAAACAGGCTCATATTTGAGCACGGAACACGTAATTGCAGAACAGAGGCGAGAAAAAG AGGCAGATGGATTTGCTTGAACATGGGTAATTCCGAAGAGTTGCCTGACAAGACAgcgaaaaatattaaaattgaaGACGAATCGTTTCTGGCAGACAAGAGCAAGGTGGCGGGTGACCGAGACATGACCAATATCTCGTTAAACGTCCACAGCGCAACTGAGACAACCCGCGACGAAACAAGAACTCACCATTCAAACAGAGTTCACAGTGACGGTATCAAATGTGAAAGTGAAACTTTGCCAGCAGTTGACAACAG CTCATCGCCGTCAAGAACCGATGAACACAAGCACCTGTGGGAAGAAGTAGCAATGAGATATCAACAAATTCTTCACCGAGAATACAGAATGCTGAACCTGCCCTCTTATGCACGCTCAGAGGGTAATCTCTACTTTTACTATGTTCCTGTTATCATAAACCCCATTCTAGAGCATAAACATCCCAGCTGTGATAAAAAGCCAGGACATGAAACGAGCACCTCGAAGAGTGAGGAAGTCATCCATATTcctgatgatgacgatgaccaTTGCCTTACAGGAGTTAAAAAAGAACAAGTGAAAATTGAACCCAAAACGGAAAACAGCTGTTCCTTTCGTGACTACCTTGCCAAAAAGGAAAGCCCAAAAGTACAAGATGCTTCTTCTGAGATGGTAAAGGCCGTATATGGTAGCACTTTGCAAatcaaaaaagagaaagatttTGGAAATGAGAACGCTTGTATCGAGTCTGAAATGAAACGGAAAAGTGAGACATTTCAACAGTCGGCTAACTACAGCAATGAATGGAGGCTTGAGGAGAAGGAGGGGCACATACGTATTTTTAAAGGTTACACCATAGAATATCACCCACTTATGTCGGATGGTTTGGTAAGACCATCCCAAGTAGAAAGCCACTTTGACAAAAGAGGAATAAAAGTGTGTATGGCAGAGCAAGAAGAAGAGCTGGAAAAACTCGGAGAGCGTCCGTTCACTAAAGAGAACTTTAATGGCATTGTGAAGAGGAAGAAGGTAACTCGGGATAAATGTCTCAGTCAAATTTCCTGGGGACGTCCGAGAGATTATCCTTCAGTTGAAATCCATTACTTTCCTTCTGGTGAACGAAAAACATCTCCTCCTAGAAGAAACGCCAGAAAGCAAGCATTACCACGCAGAATTTGTATACGTAACAAGACAAATCCCAACGAAGGCAGTGAACTTTGCTCCTTCGCGAAATTGAATAAAATGGATTCAACAGTCAATAAGAAGCCACATTATCTACGTtccaaaagaaagagaaagttgACTCTTCCGTCCGTTTTCAACAGGAAATACCACTTGATAGGAAGACGACTAATTCTGTTCAGTCTCGTTCGAATAAATGTGGAAGGCGCTTAG
- the LOC136917914 gene encoding uncharacterized protein isoform X2 → MGNSEELPDKTAKNIKIEDESFLADKSKVAGDRDMTNISLNVHSATETTRDETRTHHSNRVHSDGIKCESETLPAVDNSSSPSRTDEHKHLWEEVAMRYQQILHREYRMLNLPSYARSEGNLYFYYVPVIINPILEHKHPSCDKKPGHETSTSKSEEVIHIPDDDDDHCLTGVKKEQVKIEPKTENSCSFRDYLAKKESPKVQDASSEMVKAVYGSTLQIKKEKDFGNENACIESEMKRKSETFQQSANYSNEWRLEEKEGHIRIFKGYTIEYHPLMSDGLVRPSQVESHFDKRGIKVCMAEQEEELEKLGERPFTKENFNGIVKRKKVTRDKCLSQISWGRPRDYPSVEIHYFPSGERKTSPPRRNARKQALPRRICIRNKTNPNEGSELCSFAKLNKMDSTVNKKPHYLRSKRKRKLTLPSVFNRKYHLIGRRLILFSLVRINVEGA, encoded by the exons ATGGGTAATTCCGAAGAGTTGCCTGACAAGACAgcgaaaaatattaaaattgaaGACGAATCGTTTCTGGCAGACAAGAGCAAGGTGGCGGGTGACCGAGACATGACCAATATCTCGTTAAACGTCCACAGCGCAACTGAGACAACCCGCGACGAAACAAGAACTCACCATTCAAACAGAGTTCACAGTGACGGTATCAAATGTGAAAGTGAAACTTTGCCAGCAGTTGACAACAG CTCATCGCCGTCAAGAACCGATGAACACAAGCACCTGTGGGAAGAAGTAGCAATGAGATATCAACAAATTCTTCACCGAGAATACAGAATGCTGAACCTGCCCTCTTATGCACGCTCAGAGGGTAATCTCTACTTTTACTATGTTCCTGTTATCATAAACCCCATTCTAGAGCATAAACATCCCAGCTGTGATAAAAAGCCAGGACATGAAACGAGCACCTCGAAGAGTGAGGAAGTCATCCATATTcctgatgatgacgatgaccaTTGCCTTACAGGAGTTAAAAAAGAACAAGTGAAAATTGAACCCAAAACGGAAAACAGCTGTTCCTTTCGTGACTACCTTGCCAAAAAGGAAAGCCCAAAAGTACAAGATGCTTCTTCTGAGATGGTAAAGGCCGTATATGGTAGCACTTTGCAAatcaaaaaagagaaagatttTGGAAATGAGAACGCTTGTATCGAGTCTGAAATGAAACGGAAAAGTGAGACATTTCAACAGTCGGCTAACTACAGCAATGAATGGAGGCTTGAGGAGAAGGAGGGGCACATACGTATTTTTAAAGGTTACACCATAGAATATCACCCACTTATGTCGGATGGTTTGGTAAGACCATCCCAAGTAGAAAGCCACTTTGACAAAAGAGGAATAAAAGTGTGTATGGCAGAGCAAGAAGAAGAGCTGGAAAAACTCGGAGAGCGTCCGTTCACTAAAGAGAACTTTAATGGCATTGTGAAGAGGAAGAAGGTAACTCGGGATAAATGTCTCAGTCAAATTTCCTGGGGACGTCCGAGAGATTATCCTTCAGTTGAAATCCATTACTTTCCTTCTGGTGAACGAAAAACATCTCCTCCTAGAAGAAACGCCAGAAAGCAAGCATTACCACGCAGAATTTGTATACGTAACAAGACAAATCCCAACGAAGGCAGTGAACTTTGCTCCTTCGCGAAATTGAATAAAATGGATTCAACAGTCAATAAGAAGCCACATTATCTACGTtccaaaagaaagagaaagttgACTCTTCCGTCCGTTTTCAACAGGAAATACCACTTGATAGGAAGACGACTAATTCTGTTCAGTCTCGTTCGAATAAATGTGGAAGGCGCTTAG